A genomic window from Winogradskyella sp. J14-2 includes:
- a CDS encoding sulfatase — protein sequence MRYISVLLIGLLAFQSCKEKNKDDVSSSAVENSKRPNIVYIMADDHAEQAISAYGHPISQLAPTPNIDRIAEEGALFKNNFCTNSICGPSRAVVLTGKFSHENGFRMNGDQFDGSQQTFPKLLQKAGYSTAMIGKWHLHGLPQGFDYWNILKDQGNYYNPDFISINDATKVADTVQVQGYATDLITQDGLAYLNKMKDGDKPFMLMLQHKAPHRNWMPALRHANLYDNVEFPLPNTYFTAHEGSLGSKEQQQTIFKDMYEGHDLKLTKEKGSPELAWNPWKTDFERMTPEQTKAWNNAYQAKNDAFHDANLSGRALAEYKGQRYLQEYLATIAAVDEGVGQVLDFLEENGLAENTIVIYTTDQGFYLGEKGWFDKRYMYEESLAMPLLIKYPGVIKPGTEIDAMTQNLDFAETFLDYAQVEIPADMQGKSLRPLLENTFKGDEFRDAVYYHYYDYPAFHMVKKHYGVRTKRYKLMHFYDDIDTWELYDLEEDPKEVKNQIDNPEYDAIETKLRAKLAELQKQYKVTPTDFARAPEDRVERAYKQFEKLRGKTGTAYDPINDKDTKL from the coding sequence ATGCGATATATTTCAGTTTTATTAATAGGCCTTTTAGCCTTTCAATCTTGTAAAGAAAAGAACAAAGACGATGTCAGTTCGAGCGCAGTCGAGAACTCAAAAAGACCAAACATTGTTTATATAATGGCAGATGACCACGCCGAACAAGCCATTAGTGCTTATGGTCATCCGATTAGTCAATTGGCACCAACACCAAATATCGACCGAATTGCAGAAGAAGGTGCGTTATTCAAAAATAATTTTTGTACCAATTCTATTTGTGGACCAAGTAGAGCCGTAGTCTTAACAGGGAAATTTAGCCACGAAAACGGATTCAGGATGAATGGAGACCAATTTGATGGCAGCCAACAAACCTTCCCCAAACTGTTGCAAAAGGCAGGTTATAGTACCGCAATGATTGGTAAGTGGCACCTGCATGGTCTACCTCAAGGCTTCGATTATTGGAACATTTTAAAAGATCAAGGCAATTATTACAATCCCGATTTTATTTCAATAAATGATGCTACTAAGGTTGCGGATACTGTTCAGGTACAAGGTTATGCTACTGATTTAATTACTCAAGATGGGTTGGCTTATCTCAATAAAATGAAGGATGGCGACAAACCATTTATGCTCATGTTACAGCACAAAGCTCCGCATAGAAACTGGATGCCAGCGCTACGTCATGCAAATTTATATGATAACGTGGAATTTCCATTACCAAATACTTACTTTACGGCACATGAAGGTTCGTTGGGTTCCAAAGAACAACAGCAAACCATTTTTAAAGACATGTACGAAGGTCATGATTTAAAGTTGACCAAAGAGAAGGGAAGCCCAGAATTGGCTTGGAACCCCTGGAAAACCGATTTTGAACGAATGACGCCAGAGCAAACCAAAGCTTGGAACAACGCCTATCAGGCCAAAAACGATGCTTTTCATGATGCCAATCTTTCTGGACGTGCTTTGGCCGAGTACAAAGGCCAACGCTACCTACAAGAGTATTTGGCGACCATAGCTGCTGTAGATGAAGGTGTAGGACAAGTGCTCGACTTCTTGGAAGAAAACGGACTAGCCGAAAACACTATCGTTATTTATACCACAGACCAAGGTTTTTATTTGGGCGAAAAAGGATGGTTTGATAAGCGTTATATGTACGAAGAATCCTTGGCAATGCCATTATTGATAAAATATCCTGGAGTGATAAAGCCAGGCACTGAGATTGATGCTATGACGCAAAACCTTGATTTCGCAGAAACCTTTTTAGATTATGCACAAGTAGAAATCCCGGCAGATATGCAAGGCAAATCGCTCCGTCCATTATTAGAAAACACATTTAAAGGCGATGAGTTTAGGGATGCAGTATATTATCATTATTATGATTATCCAGCATTTCACATGGTTAAAAAACATTATGGTGTGCGGACAAAACGTTACAAGCTAATGCATTTCTATGATGATATTGACACTTGGGAATTGTACGATTTAGAAGAAGATCCTAAAGAAGTGAAAAATCAAATCGACAATCCTGAGTACGATGCCATTGAAACAAAATTACGGGCAAAATTGGCCGAGCTTCAAAAGCAATACAAAGTTACACCAACTGATTTTGCACGTGCACCAGAAGACCGTGTTGAGCGCGCCTATAAACAATTTGAAAAACTTCGTGGAAAAACAGGTACAGCTTATGATCCTATAAACGACAAAGACACTAAATTATAA
- a CDS encoding alpha/beta hydrolase: protein MKNRLTLLILLIGLSLTSQNKATYTYSIKGKDTLKLDVYTPENIKKTDTLPVLLWMHGGGFAVGHRDYIDDENLVKYAADKQNYIGISISYRLLRKGTATGFGCDCTKDEKLETFKQAAIDYMDAAKYVVEHAKQLQIDTTKIIAGGSSAGAEGILNAVFMREYFLDKAEDYKDVKFAGVFSCAGAMVDARYLTQDNAVPGVFYHGTKDQLVPFGNAPHHYCEPTRDGYIMLDGSQVIVDKLENYEISYYFNIVKDARHEISRIPYEELDKVFNFFERTVLNDEVIQTKIIKTKE from the coding sequence ATTGGCTTATCGCTTACATCTCAAAACAAAGCAACTTACACCTATTCCATTAAAGGAAAAGACACATTGAAACTAGATGTTTACACACCAGAAAACATCAAAAAAACCGATACGTTACCTGTATTGCTTTGGATGCATGGTGGCGGATTTGCGGTAGGCCATAGAGATTACATTGACGATGAAAATCTTGTAAAATATGCTGCTGATAAACAAAATTATATTGGTATTTCTATTTCATACAGATTACTAAGAAAAGGCACGGCAACTGGGTTTGGCTGTGATTGTACCAAAGACGAGAAACTAGAAACCTTTAAACAAGCTGCAATCGATTATATGGACGCTGCAAAATATGTAGTTGAGCACGCTAAGCAGCTTCAAATCGATACCACAAAAATCATTGCTGGTGGCAGCAGTGCAGGTGCAGAAGGTATTTTGAATGCCGTTTTTATGCGTGAGTATTTTTTAGATAAAGCAGAAGATTACAAAGACGTAAAGTTTGCAGGTGTGTTTTCTTGTGCAGGCGCAATGGTAGATGCTAGATATTTAACCCAAGATAATGCAGTTCCTGGTGTTTTCTATCATGGCACAAAAGACCAGCTCGTGCCTTTTGGCAATGCACCACATCATTATTGCGAGCCAACAAGGGATGGTTATATTATGTTAGATGGTTCGCAAGTCATAGTTGATAAACTCGAAAATTACGAAATCTCATACTATTTCAACATTGTTAAGGATGCGCGTCACGAAATCTCAAGAATTCCATATGAAGAATTGGATAAAGTATTCAACTTTTTTGAACGTACAGTCCTCAATGATGAAGTCATTCAAACAAAAATTATAAAAACCAAAGAGTAA